The following are encoded together in the Mycolicibacterium arabiense genome:
- a CDS encoding carboxylesterase/lipase family protein — MHERTVRVTIDSGTIEGFTRDGVHRWRSVPYARPPVGALRYRAPQPVEPWRGVRYCHGYAYCAPQDRKYTLLRPGKYQPMSEDCLTLNVVAPEKPSDEPLPVMVFVHGGGYILGSSATPIYDGAALARRGCIYVSVNYRLGPLGCLDLSSLSTDEHPIDDNLFLRDLVLALGWVRDNAAVFGGDPENVTVFGESAGAHAVATLLATPAAKGLFHRAISESPASGMAGTPEIAAAFADDFVGYLGVTREEGAAAVMAARPAELVGALNDLMRDGMKKMRGAFPVGPTYDTEYLPQDPVVAMREGTAHQVPLIVGTNADEGKLFTRFLQLLPTSEPMIEMLLADSDVEVRERITSAYPGYPNASACVRLGGDFAFGTAAWQIAEAHGRHSPTYVYRYDYAPRTFQWSGLGATHATELFAVFDVYRSRFGSLLTAAADRRSARRVSNEVQNRWRAFSREGVPGDGWPTYTPEERAVLVFDRRTHLEHDPNPERRRAWEGFSLAAN; from the coding sequence ATGCACGAACGCACCGTCCGCGTGACGATCGACAGCGGAACCATCGAGGGCTTCACCCGCGACGGCGTCCACCGGTGGCGTTCCGTCCCCTACGCCCGCCCACCCGTCGGAGCGTTGCGCTACCGGGCGCCTCAGCCCGTGGAGCCGTGGCGGGGCGTCCGGTACTGCCACGGTTACGCCTACTGCGCGCCACAAGATCGCAAGTACACCCTGCTGCGGCCCGGAAAGTACCAGCCGATGAGCGAGGACTGCCTGACGCTGAACGTGGTGGCGCCGGAGAAGCCCTCCGACGAACCGTTGCCCGTCATGGTCTTCGTTCACGGCGGCGGCTACATCCTCGGTAGTTCGGCCACCCCCATCTACGACGGTGCGGCCCTGGCCCGGCGCGGCTGCATCTACGTGTCGGTGAACTACCGGCTCGGCCCGCTCGGGTGTCTGGACCTGTCGTCGCTGTCGACCGACGAACATCCAATCGACGACAACCTGTTCCTGCGCGACCTGGTTCTCGCGTTGGGCTGGGTGCGGGACAACGCGGCGGTCTTCGGTGGTGACCCCGAGAACGTGACGGTCTTCGGCGAGAGCGCGGGCGCGCACGCCGTGGCCACCCTGCTGGCGACGCCCGCGGCGAAGGGCCTGTTCCACCGCGCCATCTCGGAGAGCCCGGCCAGTGGGATGGCGGGGACCCCCGAGATCGCGGCGGCGTTCGCCGACGACTTCGTCGGCTACCTGGGGGTCACCCGCGAAGAGGGCGCGGCCGCCGTCATGGCTGCGCGCCCCGCCGAACTCGTCGGAGCGCTGAACGACCTGATGCGCGACGGCATGAAGAAGATGCGCGGGGCGTTCCCCGTCGGCCCGACCTACGACACCGAGTACCTGCCCCAGGACCCGGTCGTGGCGATGCGTGAGGGGACCGCCCACCAGGTGCCGCTGATCGTCGGCACCAACGCCGACGAGGGCAAACTGTTCACCCGCTTCCTGCAGTTGCTTCCGACCAGCGAGCCGATGATCGAGATGCTGCTTGCCGACAGTGACGTCGAGGTCCGCGAGCGGATCACCTCGGCATACCCCGGCTACCCGAATGCGTCGGCGTGCGTGCGACTCGGCGGCGACTTCGCCTTCGGGACGGCGGCCTGGCAGATAGCCGAGGCGCACGGCAGGCATTCGCCGACCTACGTCTACCGCTACGACTACGCCCCCCGTACGTTCCAGTGGTCGGGGTTGGGCGCCACCCACGCCACCGAACTGTTCGCGGTGTTCGACGTGTACCGCAGCCGGTTCGGCTCGCTGCTGACGGCCGCGGCGGACCGCCGCTCGGCACGACGGGTCAGCAACGAGGTGCAGAACCGGTGGCGCGCGTTCAGCCGCGAAGGGGTGCCCGGGGACGGCTGGCCGACCTACACGCCGGAGGAGCGGGCCGTGCTCGTGTTCGACCGGCGCACGCATCTCGAACACGACCCCAACCCGGAACGCCGCCGCGCGTGGGAGGGCTTCTCGCTCGCCGCGAACTAG